The Aureispira anguillae genome contains a region encoding:
- a CDS encoding zinc-dependent metalloprotease: protein MKKVLISCAIALLCTMFLQAQEQFKCGVGLAEGAMIKQHLMNNRQLYSRQEVAGLMASRTTTYVPITIHNAANTSGEGRTEVDVILNSICGLNAIYADQNIQFYIYGQIINMTSNALDANSNTFQAKLEMQQQKVPNTLNIYIGRSTYYPASGYLSYYDPNGDFVFLQQPMLSSTAKTEAHEIAHYFQIPHTFYGWEGEDAEVLYNGVRAPIMVNGEYTELVTRGAGANCAVAADGFCDTEADYHSTAAIQICNFTPATLDTTGATLDPDEGNIMSYYNDMCQTGFSQEQKTAIAVDVAATTWVSTTPPSSATVTGVASATAPMNNGLASIAGSTLRLDWSNVPGATWYYLEVYGTKLPGFWVPDYTNVIFKGLVTSGNSHYDLSTAGLTVGTHYAWRVKALNQYSTCAAVSAFNKFETNTTTAIKDLSIEKQMNLKVNNNPITATDIPLAIYTAEELVGSIRIYAMNGKEMIAITKQTIHQGDNLIQIPAGDIPNGMYVAVVATERGAVQQKFVIQR from the coding sequence ATGAAAAAAGTACTCATATCATGTGCCATTGCCCTTTTGTGTACCATGTTTTTGCAAGCGCAGGAACAATTTAAATGTGGGGTAGGGCTTGCGGAAGGAGCAATGATTAAGCAACATTTAATGAACAATCGCCAGTTGTATTCTAGACAAGAAGTGGCTGGTTTGATGGCTTCTAGAACGACAACTTATGTGCCTATAACCATTCATAATGCTGCCAATACTTCGGGAGAAGGAAGAACGGAGGTAGATGTTATCCTAAACTCTATCTGTGGTTTAAATGCGATTTATGCAGATCAAAATATTCAATTTTATATTTATGGTCAAATTATCAATATGACTTCTAATGCTTTGGATGCTAACTCAAATACATTTCAAGCAAAACTAGAAATGCAGCAACAAAAGGTTCCCAATACTTTAAACATTTATATTGGTCGATCTACCTATTATCCTGCTTCGGGGTATTTGAGTTATTACGATCCGAATGGAGATTTTGTGTTTTTACAACAACCGATGTTGTCTAGCACAGCAAAAACAGAAGCGCACGAAATCGCTCATTATTTTCAAATTCCACATACGTTTTATGGTTGGGAAGGAGAAGATGCAGAGGTCTTATACAATGGTGTTCGTGCCCCTATTATGGTTAATGGGGAATATACCGAGTTGGTGACTAGAGGGGCAGGAGCCAACTGTGCCGTTGCTGCGGATGGATTCTGTGATACGGAGGCCGATTATCATTCTACTGCTGCTATCCAAATCTGTAATTTTACGCCTGCAACGCTAGATACTACTGGAGCAACGCTAGACCCTGATGAGGGAAATATCATGTCTTATTATAATGATATGTGTCAAACGGGGTTCTCACAAGAACAAAAAACAGCCATTGCTGTAGATGTTGCTGCTACCACTTGGGTATCAACAACGCCTCCTAGCAGTGCAACTGTCACAGGAGTAGCATCTGCAACTGCACCAATGAACAATGGCTTGGCCTCTATTGCTGGATCTACGCTTCGTTTAGATTGGTCTAACGTTCCTGGAGCAACTTGGTATTATTTGGAAGTTTATGGAACTAAATTACCAGGGTTTTGGGTGCCAGATTATACCAATGTGATTTTTAAAGGCTTGGTGACAAGTGGAAATAGTCATTATGATTTGTCTACGGCTGGTTTAACCGTTGGGACGCATTATGCTTGGAGAGTAAAGGCTTTAAATCAATATTCAACTTGTGCGGCTGTTTCTGCGTTTAATAAATTTGAGACCAATACAACAACTGCTATAAAAGATTTGTCTATTGAAAAGCAAATGAATTTAAAAGTTAACAACAATCCAATTACAGCTACTGATATTCCTTTGGCCATTTATACTGCGGAGGAACTAGTCGGGTCAATTCGCATTTATGCGATGAATGGCAAAGAAATGATTGCAATAACCAAACAAACCATTCATCAAGGAGATAACCTGATCCAAATTCCAGCAGGGGATATTCCTAATGGAATGTATGTTGCGGTTGTAGCTACTGAGCGAGGGGCGGTGCAACAAAAATTTGTGATTCAACGATAA
- a CDS encoding zinc-dependent metalloprotease, which produces MNLKKLVLLVTLLTPFLSKAQIPTIPTNNDFKCGINPQTAALIEQRLMDNRQLFTRQEVQDLTSKRSITYIPLTITNVADTSGIGRTSEQTILGFLCGLNAIYADQNVQFFIHGTIRNRESTYIYNNAGTPTARGHMLTYRVPNTLNLIIGSSINNPVASWYDGFGDFVFLLKQMLTSEAKTEAHEIGHFFTLPHTFYGWENKDVEALYGGQNVPQFSWIERADRTGPLANCHTTADKFCDTPADYYSDRKNCPYIPTVSDPNGNAIDPDESNIMSYAFDACVTNFSTEQKNAIAMDIASRTWVTNTPTNTATVTGIPTAVSPLNNGQLGDINNSTVRLEWTPVTGATMYYLEVYTMQFFGLWVPNTNSPIHQGIIYSANPYFDLPTDDLVVGSRYAWRVKALNSVSTCATVSSYSAFEAVTSVATNLKDLPIEKQMTFTVNSNPITTSFIPLSIYSAEEVIGSIRIYGMDGRIALDLTKQLINEGESLVQLPADGLANGMYIAVLFTERGQLQQKIILQR; this is translated from the coding sequence ATGAACTTGAAAAAACTAGTATTGCTCGTCACACTACTAACTCCATTTTTATCTAAAGCTCAAATCCCCACTATTCCTACTAATAATGATTTTAAATGTGGCATTAATCCACAGACAGCAGCTCTAATAGAGCAACGTTTAATGGACAATCGCCAGTTGTTTACTAGGCAGGAAGTGCAAGACCTAACCAGTAAGCGCAGTATAACTTACATTCCGTTAACCATCACTAATGTAGCAGATACGAGTGGAATAGGTCGAACCAGTGAACAGACTATATTAGGTTTTTTATGTGGTCTAAATGCAATTTACGCAGATCAGAATGTACAGTTTTTTATTCATGGAACGATTCGAAATCGAGAGAGTACCTATATTTATAACAATGCAGGAACTCCAACGGCTCGTGGGCATATGTTGACTTATCGAGTGCCAAATACCTTGAATCTAATTATTGGGTCTTCTATTAATAACCCTGTAGCGAGTTGGTACGATGGGTTTGGTGACTTTGTTTTTTTACTCAAGCAAATGTTGACCAGTGAAGCTAAAACAGAAGCGCACGAAATTGGGCACTTTTTTACGCTGCCTCATACCTTTTATGGATGGGAAAACAAGGATGTTGAAGCACTTTATGGGGGACAGAATGTGCCACAATTTTCTTGGATAGAACGTGCTGATCGCACAGGACCTTTGGCGAATTGCCATACAACTGCTGACAAGTTTTGCGATACGCCAGCCGATTATTATTCTGATCGAAAAAACTGCCCTTATATCCCAACGGTTAGTGATCCTAATGGGAATGCAATCGATCCAGATGAATCGAATATTATGTCTTATGCTTTTGATGCTTGTGTAACTAATTTTTCGACAGAACAAAAGAATGCTATTGCAATGGACATTGCAAGTCGTACTTGGGTAACCAATACGCCCACCAATACGGCAACAGTAACAGGGATACCTACAGCAGTTTCTCCCCTAAACAATGGACAATTGGGAGACATCAATAATAGCACCGTGCGTTTAGAATGGACGCCTGTAACAGGGGCAACAATGTATTATTTAGAGGTTTATACCATGCAGTTTTTTGGTTTGTGGGTACCCAATACCAATAGCCCTATTCATCAGGGAATTATTTATTCTGCGAATCCTTATTTTGATTTGCCAACAGATGATTTGGTGGTTGGTAGCCGTTATGCTTGGCGTGTAAAAGCGCTAAATTCGGTATCTACTTGTGCTACCGTTTCTAGTTATTCTGCTTTTGAGGCAGTAACTTCTGTTGCAACCAACCTAAAAGACTTGCCAATTGAAAAGCAAATGACATTTACTGTAAATTCAAATCCAATTACTACTTCTTTTATTCCTTTGTCTATTTACTCAGCAGAGGAGGTGATTGGATCAATTAGAATTTATGGAATGGATGGTAGAATAGCGTTGGATTTGACGAAGCAACTAATTAATGAGGGCGAGAGCTTGGTTCAGTTGCCCGCTGATGGCTTAGCAAATGGAATGTATATTGCCGTTTTATTCACAGAAAGAGGACAGTTACAACAAAAAATAATATTACAACGATAG
- a CDS encoding PI-PLC domain-containing protein: MIQKIIFLLLLNWGGGMLQAQLSTPLPNGHAHNDYEKPWSPLTKALEEGFVSVEIDVFPYRKELKVAHIGLFLGAAPSIETLYFKALEQWLDTHGQLFKEKHQRLIFMIDIKQDATQCYALLRRLCLRYDHLITKYYPQQDSVVYGVVDILLSGKKPYQEVLQDSVRYMLIDGGLGDLKDSLRTAQIAPRISIRYGSLFKWRGRGNMPADELKLLRSIVKSVHISRRKLRFWGMPNHNLVWKQLLDEGVDWMNVDDLEKFRRFYEKYKNK; the protein is encoded by the coding sequence ATGATACAAAAAATAATTTTTCTACTGCTATTAAATTGGGGAGGGGGAATGCTTCAAGCACAACTTAGTACTCCCTTGCCCAATGGTCATGCTCACAATGATTATGAAAAACCTTGGTCACCCCTAACTAAAGCCTTAGAGGAAGGCTTTGTTAGCGTGGAAATAGATGTTTTTCCTTATCGAAAAGAACTAAAAGTAGCCCATATTGGGCTTTTTTTAGGTGCAGCACCTAGTATAGAAACGCTTTATTTTAAAGCCTTGGAGCAATGGCTAGATACACATGGTCAATTATTTAAAGAGAAGCATCAGCGACTAATTTTTATGATTGACATTAAACAGGATGCGACTCAATGTTATGCTTTGTTGCGCCGTTTATGCCTACGCTATGACCACCTGATTACAAAATATTATCCGCAACAGGACTCTGTTGTTTATGGTGTTGTAGATATTTTGTTGTCAGGTAAGAAACCCTACCAAGAGGTGTTACAAGATTCGGTACGCTATATGTTGATTGATGGAGGTTTGGGAGATCTAAAAGATAGTTTAAGAACGGCTCAAATCGCTCCACGAATTAGTATTCGTTATGGGAGCTTATTTAAGTGGAGAGGGCGGGGGAACATGCCTGCGGATGAATTAAAATTACTACGGAGTATTGTTAAAAGCGTACATATAAGTAGACGTAAGTTGCGCTTTTGGGGAATGCCCAATCATAATTTGGTCTGGAAACAATTATTGGATGAAGGGGTAGATTGGATGAATGTTGACGATTTAGAGAAGTTTAGGCGCTTTTATGAAAAATATAAAAATAAATAA
- a CDS encoding TonB-dependent receptor plug domain-containing protein — translation MLRFFTCLFVCFALQFSSKAQYIDTIYVVDEDGFPIINASVFVIDLIDNVYELDSASQQLTDIDGKVIFRNIGYDNQMHFASIQHREQTLSIHTIRANNLQVTLQPGYITMIEVIGKGTTNEKIPLTEIPNQVTLIDKKDIEIYNPQTSADVLAQSGNVFVQKSQMGGGSPIIRGFEANKVLLVIDGVRMNNAIYRAGHLQNAITIDNAAIERVEVHHGPGSVMYGSDALGGVMHYYTKTPRLRSKDMKPLSANAYTRFSTANLEATGHVDINVGSEKIASFTSITYSAFQDLRAGRLKSSPNMTLNWNRYFYATRNDSADIVAINENPNVQVGTRYSQLDAIQKLRFKPKDGLEFLVNIQYSTSSNIPRYDQLTDGDVTIANGQITEQTFKFAEWYYGPQQRLFTAFTTKIDNDSILLFSNANITAAFQKIDEDRITRKFDDPLRRVQQEDVYVMTFNADFIKKFGKREGQKSKLLYGLEGTHNIVNSSIETQNILTGNLSNRGIGTRYPDGGSFMTTAGVYASYKLNLGNKANLIGGVRYAFSYISANFLDTILYQLPYSNITAANHAVTGSLALAWDMGKQFQFNTAFSTSFRTPNIDDNGKIRAKGDDITIPNPNIKPEQAFNFEATIGKQVEKKVWFGTTFFYTHLFDAILQEPFTLNNADSMYYDGSFRNIYANINAGQASIWGISANLKVEFTENIFMKMGVNYTEGRELETGNDPQPLAHIPPFYGQFDLGYKRKVFQTRFNIRFNGPKELNDYSNDSAENLDKALPEGTPAWFTINIYASFKLHKLFSINLGLENLLDWHYRPYGSGVSAPGMNVIVTLRGHF, via the coding sequence ATGCTGAGATTTTTTACTTGTTTATTTGTTTGTTTTGCCCTCCAATTTTCTTCAAAGGCTCAATATATTGACACCATTTATGTTGTTGATGAAGATGGTTTCCCAATCATTAATGCTTCCGTTTTTGTAATTGACTTGATCGATAATGTCTATGAACTTGACTCGGCAAGCCAACAGTTAACAGATATTGATGGCAAGGTAATCTTTAGAAATATAGGCTATGACAATCAAATGCACTTTGCCAGCATTCAGCATCGTGAACAGACGTTGAGTATTCATACGATTCGGGCTAATAACTTGCAAGTAACTTTGCAACCAGGGTATATCACGATGATAGAGGTCATCGGAAAGGGAACGACCAATGAAAAAATTCCTTTAACAGAAATTCCCAATCAAGTCACGTTAATTGATAAAAAAGATATTGAAATTTACAATCCTCAAACTTCAGCTGATGTACTTGCTCAAAGCGGAAATGTTTTTGTTCAAAAAAGCCAAATGGGGGGAGGAAGCCCAATTATCCGAGGTTTTGAAGCCAATAAAGTGCTTTTAGTGATTGATGGGGTTCGAATGAACAATGCAATTTATAGAGCAGGGCATCTGCAAAATGCTATTACGATTGATAATGCAGCTATAGAACGGGTAGAGGTGCATCACGGTCCTGGTTCGGTTATGTATGGTAGTGATGCCTTAGGGGGCGTTATGCATTATTATACCAAAACACCTAGATTGCGATCTAAAGATATGAAACCCCTAAGCGCAAATGCGTATACACGTTTTTCGACAGCTAACTTAGAAGCTACGGGACATGTTGATATTAATGTAGGGAGCGAAAAAATAGCCTCTTTTACGAGTATAACCTATTCTGCATTTCAAGATTTGAGAGCAGGACGGCTCAAAAGTAGCCCCAATATGACCCTAAATTGGAATCGATACTTTTATGCCACAAGAAATGATAGTGCAGATATTGTTGCCATTAATGAGAATCCTAATGTGCAAGTTGGAACACGTTATTCGCAATTAGATGCCATCCAAAAACTGCGTTTTAAACCCAAGGATGGTTTGGAATTTTTGGTCAATATTCAATATTCAACTTCTAGTAACATTCCGAGATACGACCAATTAACAGATGGAGATGTGACGATTGCAAATGGACAAATAACGGAACAAACCTTTAAATTTGCCGAATGGTATTATGGTCCTCAGCAACGTTTGTTTACTGCTTTTACAACCAAGATAGACAATGATAGTATTTTGTTGTTTAGCAATGCCAATATAACGGCTGCCTTTCAAAAAATAGATGAAGATCGAATCACTAGAAAATTTGATGACCCCTTGCGTAGAGTGCAACAAGAAGATGTTTATGTGATGACTTTTAATGCCGATTTTATTAAAAAGTTTGGAAAAAGAGAAGGACAAAAATCAAAATTGCTCTATGGATTAGAGGGGACACACAACATTGTTAATTCTAGTATTGAAACCCAAAACATTCTTACTGGAAACTTATCAAATAGAGGAATCGGAACACGTTATCCTGACGGAGGAAGTTTTATGACAACGGCTGGGGTTTATGCCAGTTATAAATTAAACCTAGGAAACAAAGCAAATTTGATAGGAGGAGTGCGCTATGCTTTCTCTTATATTTCTGCTAATTTTTTAGATACGATTTTGTATCAATTGCCTTATAGTAATATCACTGCTGCCAACCATGCTGTTACAGGGAGTTTGGCTTTGGCTTGGGATATGGGCAAACAATTTCAATTTAATACCGCCTTTTCTACCTCTTTTCGTACGCCTAATATTGATGACAATGGAAAAATTAGAGCGAAAGGCGATGACATTACGATTCCAAACCCTAATATAAAACCAGAACAAGCGTTTAATTTTGAAGCAACAATTGGAAAACAGGTGGAAAAAAAGGTATGGTTTGGGACAACCTTCTTTTATACACATTTATTTGATGCCATCTTACAAGAACCTTTTACCTTAAACAATGCAGATTCTATGTATTATGATGGTTCTTTCCGAAATATTTACGCTAATATTAATGCTGGGCAAGCTTCGATTTGGGGAATTAGTGCGAATTTGAAGGTAGAGTTTACAGAGAATATCTTTATGAAGATGGGCGTTAATTATACAGAGGGGCGAGAATTAGAAACAGGCAATGATCCACAACCTTTGGCACATATTCCTCCTTTTTATGGTCAGTTTGATTTGGGCTACAAACGCAAAGTATTCCAAACTCGCTTTAATATTCGTTTTAATGGTCCCAAAGAACTAAACGACTATTCTAATGATAGTGCCGAAAATTTGGACAAAGCCTTGCCTGAAGGAACACCTGCATGGTTTACAATCAACATTTATGCAAGCTTTAAGCTGCACAAATTGTTCTCTATTAATTTGGGCTTAGAAAATTTATTGGATTGGCATTATAGACCGTATGGCTCAGGAGTATCTGCTCCTGGAATGAATGTTATTGTTACCCTTAGAGGTCATTTTTAG
- a CDS encoding sensor histidine kinase translates to MKKPKLYERPKWRFALIIIALIVVVASISYTNTVVYQLKLDEQKNVELWFEAQKKMLEATPEEAEVFDFDLNFKIIEANSDIPIILTDEHYRIIDAMNYGDKDIKEDTAFFNSEVRYLSTHKTPVVLGDATYKNYLFYRQSTLITSLEWFPYFQFAILGVLLMLSYFTFSFNRQAEQERVWVGMAKETAHQLGTPITSLMGWIENIKMMYAEDENLLMIADEMNTDVELLKLVADRFSKIGAVPDLEPINIYNNLNKHLQYVQQRASRKITFDFPIQDEIPPLMVNINPLLFDWVIENLLKNALDAMEGKGQISAHVSDNEQFVYIDISDSGKGIPKKNFKSVFQPGYSTKKRGWGLGLSLCKRIVEKYHNGKIFVLQSTEGEGTTFRIQLPQIKQ, encoded by the coding sequence ATGAAAAAACCTAAGTTATACGAACGCCCTAAATGGCGTTTTGCTTTAATTATAATTGCCTTAATCGTAGTAGTGGCATCCATTTCTTATACCAACACAGTAGTTTATCAACTCAAATTGGATGAGCAAAAGAATGTTGAATTGTGGTTTGAAGCGCAAAAAAAGATGTTAGAAGCGACTCCAGAGGAGGCGGAAGTATTTGATTTTGATTTGAATTTTAAAATCATTGAAGCCAATTCGGATATACCAATTATCCTAACCGACGAGCATTATCGTATTATTGATGCCATGAACTATGGCGACAAAGATATAAAGGAGGATACTGCTTTTTTTAATAGCGAAGTTCGGTACTTAAGCACGCATAAAACACCAGTAGTACTCGGAGATGCTACCTATAAGAATTATTTGTTCTATCGCCAATCTACACTTATTACAAGCTTAGAATGGTTTCCTTATTTTCAGTTTGCAATACTTGGCGTTTTGTTGATGTTGTCCTATTTTACCTTTAGTTTTAATCGACAAGCCGAACAAGAGCGGGTGTGGGTAGGAATGGCAAAGGAAACGGCGCATCAATTGGGTACGCCTATAACCTCATTAATGGGGTGGATAGAGAACATTAAGATGATGTATGCGGAAGATGAAAATTTGCTAATGATTGCAGATGAAATGAACACAGATGTAGAATTGCTGAAATTAGTGGCGGATCGATTCTCTAAGATTGGTGCTGTTCCTGATTTAGAACCAATTAATATTTATAATAATTTGAACAAACACCTTCAGTATGTTCAACAAAGAGCCTCTCGAAAAATTACCTTTGATTTTCCTATTCAGGATGAAATTCCTCCTTTAATGGTTAATATTAACCCCTTATTATTTGATTGGGTGATAGAAAATCTACTAAAAAATGCGCTAGATGCGATGGAGGGAAAAGGGCAAATTTCGGCTCATGTGTCAGATAATGAGCAATTTGTTTATATTGACATCTCAGATAGTGGAAAAGGAATCCCAAAGAAAAATTTTAAATCCGTTTTTCAACCAGGGTATTCTACCAAAAAACGAGGCTGGGGGCTTGGTTTGTCTTTGTGCAAAAGAATTGTTGAAAAATATCATAATGGTAAAATTTTTGTGCTGCAATCCACCGAAGGAGAGGGAACTACTTTCCGAATTCAATTGCCCCAAATTAAACAATAA